The Streptomyces cathayae DNA segment CAGGAGCAGGTCGAGGTCGCTGCGCGGGGAGAGTTCCGCGCGCCCGTAGCCGCCCACGGCGACCAGGGAGACCCCGCGCGCCCCCTGGGCACCCGCCGCGAAGAGCCCGGCGAGCCAGTCGTCCGTGAGGTGCGCGAGGGCGGCGCGGCGCGGCGGCCCGGACCGCGTCTCCCCGGTGAGGAGGTGCAGCCGGGCCGCCGCGTAGCCGCCGGGCCCCGAGTCCTTCGTCCCGTCGTCCGTGCCCGTCCCCGTCATCCGGTGGCTCCTGTTCCGTTCGCCCTGCTCAGAGCGCGTCCGGGCCGCGTTCACCGGTGCGGACCCGGACGGCGGTCCCGACCGGGACCGACCAGACCTTGCCGTCGCCGATCTTGCCGGTGCGGGCCGCCTTGACGATCACGTCGATGAGCTGTTCGGCGTCCTCGTCCTCGACCAGCACCTCGATGCGGATCTTGGGCACCAGGTCGACGGTGTACTCGGCACCGCGGTAGACCTCGGTGTGGCCGCGCTGGCGGCCGTAGCCGCTGGCCTCGGTGACGGTCAGGCCGTGCACCCCGAAGGTCTGCAGGGCCTCCTTGATCTCGTCGAGCCGGTGCGGCTTGACGACGGCGGTGATGAGCTTCACGCGTCCACCTTCTTGTTCTCGGCCGGGGCGAGGGGCGCCTGGGCGGCGTTGCGGGCGGCACCGCCGCCGGCGCCGCTGAAGTCGTACGCGGTCTCGGCGTGTTCGGCCCGGTCGATGCCGGCCACCTCGTCGTCCTCGGAGACGCGCATGCCGATCGTCCGGTCCAGGAGGAGGGCGAGGACCGCGGAGACGACCAGGGAGTAGGCGAGGACGCCGAAGACTCCGGCGCACT contains these protein-coding regions:
- a CDS encoding P-II family nitrogen regulator, encoding MKLITAVVKPHRLDEIKEALQTFGVHGLTVTEASGYGRQRGHTEVYRGAEYTVDLVPKIRIEVLVEDEDAEQLIDVIVKAARTGKIGDGKVWSVPVGTAVRVRTGERGPDAL